The segment GTCCACAGTGACGGTGCGCGGCACGTTGTCCTGGTAGTTCTTGGCAACGTTGTCTTGGCCGTGGTCGTCGACCTCCAGCCAGGCGTCCGGAAGCCGATCCTTGGCGAGCACCTCCTTGAGGGTCTCCGGCCACGGGGAGTCCGCGGAGAGGTATAGGTAGCCCTCCTTGCCACCCTCCGGGGCATCCGCCGCGGGGCCGCTTTGGCGGGATGTGTAGGCCGTGCCCGTGGCGGTCGTGGTCCGCCATACCGTCAGATACTCCTGGCCACATTCGCGGCAGAACGCCAGCGGCAGCAGGATCTTGCCCTCAGAGCCGGGAAGTTCCAGCTGGTAGTGGCGGGTCAGCGGCCGCTCACCGGGCGGCTCCAGTGTGGTGAAGACGGTGTCGCCCTTGGACAGGAACTGGTGCAGTCGGAAGGCGAACAACGGGCGACCATTGCCTGGGTGAAGGGCCTCGGCTCCCGCCTCAAGGGTGCGGCGGATCGCTTCCCGGCACTGCGTGGCGTCGACACCGGTCTCGGCGGCGAGCTGCTCGGCGGCCTGCTCTACCTGGGTGGGGCGTTGACGGACCAGGCGCCCTTCGGTGTCGGTGGTCAGGCCAAAAGTACTCTCGATCCATTGGGCCAGCGGGTCGTGGTACAGCTCGTGGTAGCTCCGCGGGGCGTCCTGGGCGGTGATCCGCGCCGGGGGCACCTGTGCGGGGCCGTCGGCGGTGGCGCGCACTACGGTCTCGGTGATCACGTTGTCCGCCTCGACCGGCGTACCGAAGATCATGCCGGCGACCTCGGCGACCTTCTCCTTCTGGGCCTGGTGGGTACCACCACTGACCATGGTGGCCGACGTGCCCACGCACTGCAGGTTCGGGGCCGCACAGGCCTGGCGCACCCGCCGGGCGAGGAAGGCGACGTCCGCGCCTTGGCGGCCGCGGTAGGTGTGCAGCTCGTCGAACACCAGGAAGTCCAGGCCGCCCGCCATCGCGATGAGCGAGTCGCGCTCGTGCGGGCGGGTGAGCATGAGCTCCAGCATCACGTAGTTGGTGAGCAGGATGTCGGGAGGGTTCTTGCGTATCCGCTCGCGCGCCTCCTCGCTCTCCTGGCCGGTGTAGCGAGCGAAGGTGACGGGTTCTCGGCCCGGGCCGTAGCCGAATTCCAGGAACTTGCGCAGCTCGTTGAGCTGGCTGTTCGCCAGGGCGTTCATGGGGTAGACCACGATGGCGCGCACCCGACGCTCGGCCTTGCCACCGGCCCGCTCCCGCTCGCGCAGCACCCGATCCACGATCGGCACGATGTAGCCCAAGGATTTGCCGGATCCGGTGCCGGTGGTGAGGACGTAGGAGGCACCGGTGCGGGCGGTCTGCAAGGCCTGGCGTTGGTGGCGGTGCAGGGTCAACGGGCGGCCCTCGCAGCGCGTGGCGCCCTCCTTCTTCTCCGTTTGGAATATGCGGGCCGCCTCGGGGTGCAGCAGGCCCTCCTGCACCAGTTCGGGCACGGTGCCCCCGGAGGAGAAGAAGGGGTTGAGCGAGAGCCAGGGGTCAGGCCACTGGGATTTGTCGTCGAGGTCTCGCCGCACGAATTCGGCGATGTCGACGTCGCGGATGACGGTACCGCCCTCGGTGAACTCCCGATACTCCCTAATGAGCTCGCCGTGCAGATTGAACACGTCCATCACGCCGCGCGGGGCGTCGTGGGCCGGGCGTTGGGGCGCGGTGTCGTCCAACAGCGGCGCCGGGGCAGGCTCGGGAACTTCGGCGCGTGGGTCGAACTCTGCCCAGCCGGTGACCGAGCCCTCCCCCTTGGCCAGGGGACGCAGGGCGTCGCGGACCTCGGCGGCGCTGGCTGGACGCCGGTCGGGTTCCTTGCGCAGCAGCTGTTCCACTAGCTGGGTGAGCGCACTCGGGATGTCGGCGCGCAGCAGGCCCATCGGGGGCACGGCGTCATTGTTGTGCTTGTGTCCCAGCTCATAGGGAGTGGCGCCGTCAAAGGGGAGCGTTCCCGTGAGTAGCTCGTAGAGCACACAGCCCAGGGCGTAGAGATCGGCCGCGGCCGTGACTTTGGCTCCGGCGAACTGCTCAGGGGCCATGTATCGCGCGGTCCCGACTGTGGCATCGGTACTGGTGAGGCTGCTGATGTCCGGATCATCGACGATGCGCCCCATCCCGAAGTCCAGCACCACGGCCCGGCCGCCGCGGGCGATCATCACGTTGGCGGGTTTGAGGTCACGGTGCACGATGTCCGCGGCATGCGCGGCATAGAGGGCGTCGGCGATCTGTGCGCCGAGGGCGGCGGCCCAGGAGACCGGCACTTGGGGCTCTTCGTCGCAGAGGTCGCGCACCGTGCGCCCGTCCAGCAGCTCCATCGCCAGGTAGGGCTTGCGGTCTACGGCGGTCTCGTCCACACCGCCGTCGATAACCCGCGGGATGTGGGGATGCACGAGTCGACGCATGATCTCCACCTCACGCGCGAAGCGCCGCACCGCCACGTCGTCGGGGTCGACGGGGATCCCAGAGCGACGGCGCAACAGGAGCTTCACCGCAACGTGGCGGTCCGGGGACTCCGGATCCACCTTCGTGTCCTCGGCGCGGTGGACCTCGCCCATGTTGCCACGTTCGATGAATCCGTCGAGGTGGAAGCGTCCAGCCACCCACTCCTGAGACATGGCACTGCCCTCACCCATGACACTGTCCCTCGCACTCGGCGTCACCCGGCTACGGCTCCCCCTAAATGCCCATCTTCCCAGCTTTCACCGCCAGGTGGCGACGCTCACGGAAAGAACTGCCGGTTGTCTGTTTGCGTCGCCAACATACTCGTGCTCTAGCATTCACACAAGAGCGGCTAACGTATCCGTCTGTGGTGTTGACGCAGTAAACGAATCTCTCCCGCCCCTATACACACAGTTCGTGTACGGTGATCACATGACCGAGAGCAGCCAGCGCGCGTACGAGCAGCAGGTCAGCGCCGCGGACATCGCCCGTCTCGCCGGCGTGACCCGCGCAGCGGTGTCCAATTGGCGCCGGCGCCACGAGGACTTCCCCACCCCGATCACCGACCGTGGCACCGTGGCCCGCTTCCGGCTTTCGGAGGTTCGCGCGTGGCTGGGCCGCCAGCACAAGGGCGAACTGGAGTCCGCCGATGTGCGGTTGTGGAACGCGCTGCGCAGCACCTACCACTCGGACATGGCCGCTGGAGTGGCCGCTGTCGCGGAGCTGCTCACCGGCGGCGCCCCCGGGGATCTGGGTGAGGAGGCCGCCGCCGACGCCCGCGAGTTGGCCACGGAGGGCTCCGCGAGTCAGGCGGTGCAGGTGCTCGTAGAACGGCTGGGCCGCTCCCCGCTGCGGGCGGACACCGAGCTGACCACCGATCTCCGTCTGGTGCGCGTCATCGCCCGCGCCGTCGATGGTTCCGCCCGCTCGGTTTTCGACCCCGCCTGCGGCACGGGGTCGCTCCTGCTGGGCGTCGGCGCCAGGGACGCCCAGCGTTACGGGCAGGAGGCGGTGGGCTCCGCCGCCCGGCTCACCCGTGCCCGCGCCGCGCTCGCAGGCGCACCGGAGACCGAGGTGCGTATCGGTGACGCGTTGCGCGTGGACCGCTGGCCGGAGCTGCGCACCGAACTCGTTATCTGCCACCCGCCCGCGCCGACGCCGGAGTGGGGGCGAGAGGAACTGCTCGTCGACCCTCGCTGGGAACTCGCCCTGCCGCCGCGTGCGGAGAGCGAGATGGCATGGCTACAGCACGCCTATGCCCATACCCTGCCGGGCGGCATGGCAGCAGTGGTGATGTCGACCGCTGCGGCGTACCGACGCACCGCGCGGCGCATCCGCTCCGAAGCGGTGCGGCGCGGCCTGCTTACCCAGGTGCTCGCCCTGCCGGCTGGGTTGGCGACCGGTCACGCCCAGCCGGTGCACCTGTGGGTGTTACGCCGTCCTTCACCGCGGACGCCGGCAGTGCGAGAGGTGCGCATGGTCGACCTGACCGGTACCTCCCCCGACGACGTACTCGACCCCGAGCAAGCGCCCAGTGCCACGCTTCCGCTGGTCGATCTGCTCGACGACACGGTGGACCTCTCGCCGCAGCGCCATGTCGCCGAACGCAGCGGGGATCTGCTGGGTGACTACGAGGCACTGCGCGCCGAGTTCGACGAGGCGCTCGCCACACTGCACGGCTCCCTGCCCAATGTCCTGCCCGAGCTCACCGAGGGCGGCGAGGACACGGGGCACAGCATGGCGCGGTTGGCCGACCTGGCATCCGCCGGACTGGTGGATCTGA is part of the Spiractinospora alimapuensis genome and harbors:
- a CDS encoding N-6 DNA methylase — translated: MTESSQRAYEQQVSAADIARLAGVTRAAVSNWRRRHEDFPTPITDRGTVARFRLSEVRAWLGRQHKGELESADVRLWNALRSTYHSDMAAGVAAVAELLTGGAPGDLGEEAAADARELATEGSASQAVQVLVERLGRSPLRADTELTTDLRLVRVIARAVDGSARSVFDPACGTGSLLLGVGARDAQRYGQEAVGSAARLTRARAALAGAPETEVRIGDALRVDRWPELRTELVICHPPAPTPEWGREELLVDPRWELALPPRAESEMAWLQHAYAHTLPGGMAAVVMSTAAAYRRTARRIRSEAVRRGLLTQVLALPAGLATGHAQPVHLWVLRRPSPRTPAVREVRMVDLTGTSPDDVLDPEQAPSATLPLVDLLDDTVDLSPQRHVAERSGDLLGDYEALRAEFDEALATLHGSLPNVLPELTEGGEDTGHSMARLADLASAGLVDLSGERPRALDEQLDSDFLNGFLYSPANRGRATSASGTHRTDAALPRFRG